One genomic segment of Flavobacteriales bacterium includes these proteins:
- a CDS encoding thymidine kinase, which translates to MFLEKSKEKRGSIEVICGSMFSGKTEELIRRLRRSEIAKQRVVICKPSIENRYDSEKVVSHNQISIDCKTISKASEIFTFSEGIDVLGIDEGQFFDAELVDVCNELANNGVRVIIAALDMDYEGQPFEPIPQLLSVADEVTKVRAICVQCGSLANYSYRIVEKNERILLGEKNEYEARCRNCYRK; encoded by the coding sequence ATGTTTTTAGAAAAGAGTAAAGAAAAAAGAGGGAGCATTGAAGTCATTTGCGGCTCCATGTTTTCAGGTAAAACGGAAGAGCTCATTCGTCGATTAAGGCGTTCTGAAATTGCCAAACAACGCGTAGTAATCTGTAAACCATCTATAGAAAACAGGTATGATAGTGAAAAAGTTGTTTCACACAATCAAATATCAATTGATTGTAAAACGATTAGTAAAGCCTCTGAAATATTTACGTTTTCTGAGGGAATTGATGTTTTAGGTATAGATGAAGGACAATTTTTTGATGCTGAATTAGTTGACGTATGTAACGAATTAGCTAATAATGGTGTAAGGGTAATCATTGCCGCTTTGGACATGGATTATGAAGGGCAACCTTTTGAACCAATCCCACAACTATTGTCAGTAGCTGATGAAGTAACTAAAGTAAGGGCAATATGTGTTCAATGCGGTAGTCTAGCCAATTACTCGTACCGAATAGTAGAGAAAAATGAACGAATTCTTTTAGGCGAAAAGAATGAGTACGAAGCGAGGTGTAGAAATTGTTATAGAAAGTAA
- a CDS encoding DUF2279 domain-containing protein — translation MPKYFLIYLLSFLIVKSSFAQSDTSKVNPYKLALVLGSGASVLGGSYIYVQNSWWSDQSTEFHFDDGTDLRYAKNIDKGGHFFGGVLVSDFFHSNLKWAGVPEKKAYWYGAAMGSFIQLAIEMKDAYAPYWGFSLWDFGAGSIGALVPIGERYWKPMEYIDFKFSYYKRSNHYWDLGIAQKPWAPPHPHAYQDDYINQTYWLTVYPFKDQNIDVGISIGFGLDDTQYLNEYNSKVSGNNEIYLALDYDLKRVLKKWNTPTAKRVKHWLNYIKVPAPTLIISPETKFYPIFF, via the coding sequence ATGCCAAAGTATTTTCTTATTTATCTTTTATCATTTTTAATAGTAAAGTCATCATTTGCTCAGTCCGATACATCGAAGGTTAACCCCTATAAGCTCGCTTTAGTGTTAGGAAGTGGAGCTTCAGTTTTGGGCGGCTCCTACATTTATGTGCAAAACTCTTGGTGGAGTGACCAGTCTACTGAATTTCACTTCGATGACGGCACGGATTTACGCTATGCTAAAAATATTGACAAAGGTGGACATTTCTTTGGTGGAGTATTGGTTTCTGATTTTTTTCACTCTAATTTGAAATGGGCAGGAGTACCTGAAAAGAAAGCCTATTGGTATGGTGCGGCCATGGGGTCGTTTATTCAGTTAGCCATTGAAATGAAAGATGCTTATGCACCTTATTGGGGATTTAGCTTATGGGACTTTGGAGCAGGATCAATAGGTGCTTTAGTGCCAATAGGGGAGCGCTACTGGAAGCCTATGGAATACATAGATTTTAAATTCAGTTACTACAAAAGGAGTAATCATTATTGGGATTTAGGAATTGCTCAAAAGCCTTGGGCGCCACCACATCCACATGCATATCAAGATGATTATATAAACCAAACCTATTGGCTTACGGTATATCCTTTCAAAGACCAAAATATAGACGTCGGTATTTCTATAGGCTTTGGACTTGATGACACTCAGTACCTCAATGAATATAATTCTAAAGTGAGTGGCAATAATGAAATATATCTTGCTCTGGATTATGATTTGAAAAGAGTGCTTAAAAAATGGAATACTCCAACAGCAAAGCGAGTAAAACATTGGCTTAATTATATAAAAGTGCCTGCTCCAACACTCATAATCAGCCCAGAGACCAAATTTTACCCTATTTTCTTTTAA
- the rsmI gene encoding 16S rRNA (cytidine(1402)-2'-O)-methyltransferase has protein sequence MAKLFIVPTPIGNLEDLTYRAARVLEEVDLILAEDTRTSARLLAHYSISTPMRSHHMHNEHKTVEKWANEISSGKNIALITDAGTPAISDPGFLLVRDCVENQIEVDCLPGATAFVPALVNSGLPCDRFTFEGFLPQKKGRQTRLKALATESKTMIFYESPYRIVKSLQQFGEYMGLDRRVSVSREISKKFEETVRGTLADVIDHFTEKEPKGEFVIVLEGLR, from the coding sequence ATGGCAAAATTATTTATCGTTCCTACTCCAATCGGAAACTTAGAAGACTTAACCTATAGAGCCGCAAGAGTTTTAGAAGAAGTTGACCTTATTCTAGCGGAAGACACTCGAACGAGTGCTAGGCTTTTAGCTCATTATTCCATTTCTACTCCTATGCGTTCGCACCATATGCATAACGAACATAAGACAGTAGAAAAGTGGGCAAATGAAATATCTTCTGGGAAAAATATTGCTTTAATAACAGACGCTGGAACACCTGCAATCTCTGACCCTGGATTTTTATTAGTTAGAGATTGTGTTGAAAATCAAATTGAAGTGGATTGTTTACCAGGAGCTACTGCTTTTGTACCCGCATTAGTTAATTCCGGTTTACCTTGTGACAGATTTACCTTTGAAGGTTTTTTGCCTCAGAAAAAAGGGCGTCAAACACGATTAAAGGCTTTGGCGACTGAAAGCAAGACGATGATTTTTTATGAATCACCTTATAGGATTGTAAAAAGTTTGCAGCAGTTTGGTGAATATATGGGTTTAGATAGACGAGTTTCTGTTTCAAGAGAAATAAGTAAAAAATTCGAAGAAACAGTGCGAGGGACTTTAGCTGATGTAATTGATCATTTTACTGAAAAAGAACCGAAAGGAGAGTTTGTAATTGTTTTAGAAGGACTTAGATGA
- a CDS encoding bifunctional 3-deoxy-7-phosphoheptulonate synthase/chorismate mutase type II, producing the protein MKDIKNQQFPKPLIIAGPCSAESLEQVMSTAKGLVNKATIFRAGIWKPRTRPNSFEGIGEKALPWLNEVQKETGLKVATEVANAQHVEACLKSGIDFLWIGARTTVNPFYVQEIAEALKGVDVSVMVKNPLHPELSLWMGALERLNQVGIDRLSAIHRGFFTLEKSAFRNEPKWELPIKLKRLNPGLPIICDPSHISGSPQMLAEVSQTAMDLNMDGLMIETHYNPSVALSDAQQQITPNELGVLLDNLILRSSTHPNDQFRTALNKLRLEIDLIDKKLVDILGQRTEIVKEIGRYKKENAVTILQIERWFEILSSRKDWGEEMNLDPQMIAELFELIHKHSVLTQSHILKNND; encoded by the coding sequence ATGAAGGATATAAAAAATCAACAATTTCCAAAACCATTAATTATTGCAGGGCCGTGTAGTGCAGAAAGCCTAGAGCAAGTAATGTCTACTGCTAAAGGTTTAGTAAATAAAGCAACCATCTTTAGAGCTGGAATATGGAAACCACGCACGCGTCCTAATTCGTTTGAAGGTATTGGCGAAAAAGCGTTGCCATGGCTAAATGAGGTCCAAAAAGAAACAGGACTAAAAGTAGCAACAGAAGTAGCTAATGCTCAGCATGTAGAAGCTTGTTTAAAGTCAGGCATAGATTTTCTTTGGATAGGAGCTAGAACTACCGTAAACCCCTTTTATGTTCAGGAAATTGCAGAAGCCTTGAAAGGGGTAGACGTTAGCGTTATGGTAAAAAATCCATTACACCCTGAGTTAAGTTTATGGATGGGTGCTTTAGAGCGATTAAACCAAGTAGGAATAGATAGACTTTCTGCCATTCACAGAGGTTTTTTCACTTTAGAAAAGTCCGCTTTCAGAAATGAGCCCAAGTGGGAGTTGCCAATTAAATTGAAACGATTAAACCCTGGATTACCAATTATTTGTGATCCTAGTCATATTTCAGGTTCACCACAAATGTTAGCAGAAGTTTCACAAACGGCTATGGATTTGAATATGGATGGATTGATGATAGAAACACATTACAATCCATCTGTCGCATTAAGTGATGCTCAGCAGCAAATCACTCCTAATGAATTAGGCGTATTATTAGACAATCTTATTTTACGAAGCTCAACCCATCCAAATGATCAGTTTAGAACTGCCTTGAACAAGTTAAGGTTAGAGATAGATTTGATTGATAAGAAACTTGTTGACATCTTAGGTCAACGCACCGAAATAGTCAAAGAAATTGGGCGATACAAAAAAGAAAATGCAGTTACTATTTTGCAAATAGAAAGGTGGTTTGAAATATTAAGCTCTCGAAAAGATTGGGGGGAAGAGATGAATCTAGATCCTCAAATGATAGCCGAATTATTCGAGCTAATACATAAGCATTCTGTTCTCACTCAGTCTCATATTTTAAAAAATAATGACTAA
- the recJ gene encoding single-stranded-DNA-specific exonuclease RecJ translates to MTNKWTLKPLPDSKIVKDLKDSLGVSSVIATLLAQRGITDFDDAKTFFRPQLSHLHDPFLMKDMDKAVQRLTRAISNNEKILVYGDYDVDGTTAVSLMYLFLKRFSENIEYYIPDRYTEGYGVSYKGIDYANDNGFSLIVCLDCGIKAVDKVSYAKVKGIDFIICDHHRPAEVLPEAIAVLDPKRNDCDYPFKELCGCGVGFKLAQAYCQFHNHPFEDLIPLLDLVLVSIAADIVPIVGENRVLSFFGLQQINSNPRNGLKALMEVSNRKDTFNISDVVFGIAPRINAAGRIEHGNKAVELLIQNDFAQAKEKAEYIDQHNHTRKELDKSITQEALEMIVPNAKSTVVCNDNWHKGVVGIVASRLIESHYRPTIVLTESNGKLTGSARSVKGFDVYNAIDECSDLLEQFGGHKYAAGLTLKKENLAAFTQRFEEVVSATISEDMLVPEITIDLEIDFNDINFKTYRILQQMAPFGPSNNRPVLMLKGVVDNGRGRLIGSDQSHLKLGLTDTVGSKVFDGIGFGMANHFPKIKNKESFDVCFVLEENEWNGNTNLQLRLKDIK, encoded by the coding sequence ATGACTAATAAATGGACATTAAAGCCTCTGCCAGATTCTAAAATTGTTAAAGATTTGAAAGATAGCCTTGGCGTATCCTCTGTCATTGCCACCCTCTTAGCACAAAGAGGGATAACAGATTTTGATGATGCCAAAACATTTTTTAGACCACAATTAAGTCATCTTCACGACCCTTTTTTAATGAAGGATATGGATAAAGCCGTTCAGCGTTTGACTAGGGCAATCTCCAATAATGAGAAAATATTGGTTTATGGTGATTATGATGTTGACGGCACGACTGCAGTTTCCTTAATGTACCTTTTTCTAAAGCGGTTTTCTGAAAATATTGAGTATTATATTCCTGACCGTTATACTGAAGGATATGGCGTTTCTTATAAAGGAATAGACTATGCAAATGATAATGGCTTTTCACTGATTGTTTGCTTAGACTGCGGCATAAAAGCCGTTGACAAGGTATCTTACGCCAAGGTAAAGGGAATTGATTTTATTATATGCGACCACCACAGGCCAGCTGAGGTGCTTCCTGAAGCAATTGCAGTTCTTGACCCTAAACGTAATGACTGCGATTACCCCTTTAAAGAATTGTGCGGATGTGGTGTTGGTTTCAAATTAGCACAAGCCTACTGTCAATTTCACAATCATCCTTTTGAAGACTTAATACCCTTATTAGATTTAGTATTGGTAAGTATAGCTGCCGATATTGTTCCAATTGTAGGAGAAAATAGAGTACTATCCTTCTTTGGATTGCAACAGATAAATTCAAATCCAAGAAATGGTTTAAAAGCATTGATGGAGGTGTCTAACAGAAAAGATACCTTTAATATTTCGGATGTCGTTTTTGGAATAGCACCAAGAATTAATGCTGCTGGTCGGATTGAGCATGGCAACAAAGCGGTTGAATTGCTCATTCAAAATGATTTTGCCCAAGCCAAAGAAAAAGCAGAATATATTGACCAACACAATCATACTAGAAAAGAACTGGATAAAAGCATTACCCAAGAAGCTCTTGAAATGATTGTACCTAATGCTAAAAGTACAGTTGTTTGCAATGATAATTGGCATAAAGGGGTCGTTGGAATAGTAGCCTCACGCTTAATAGAAAGTCATTACAGGCCAACCATTGTACTCACAGAAAGTAACGGAAAACTGACAGGCTCTGCACGATCAGTTAAAGGCTTTGATGTGTATAATGCCATTGATGAATGTTCTGATTTATTAGAGCAATTTGGAGGGCACAAATACGCTGCTGGGCTTACATTAAAGAAAGAAAATTTAGCTGCATTTACTCAGCGTTTTGAAGAGGTTGTTAGTGCCACTATCTCTGAAGATATGCTAGTTCCCGAAATAACCATCGATTTGGAAATAGATTTCAATGACATAAATTTTAAGACTTATAGAATCTTGCAGCAAATGGCTCCCTTTGGCCCATCAAACAATAGGCCAGTATTAATGTTAAAGGGGGTAGTTGACAATGGAAGGGGTAGATTAATTGGAAGCGATCAATCCCATTTGAAATTAGGTCTAACAGATACTGTGGGTAGTAAAGTATTCGATGGGATAGGTTTTGGAATGGCAAATCATTTTCCAAAAATAAAGAATAAAGAATCTTTTGATGTTTGCTTTGTGTTAGAAGAAAACGAATGGAATGGAAATACAAACCTCCAATTGAGGCTAAAGGATATTAAGTAA
- the dnaG gene encoding DNA primase translates to MIPKETIDTIYDSVRIEEVVGDFVTLKKRGVNLLGNCPFHDEKTPSFTVSPVKGIFKCFGCGKGGNSINFVMEHEQYSYPEALRYLAKKYNIELVEEEQTPEQIEKANARESLFVVNSYARDYFKDSLHKSNEGKAIGLSYFKERGVSSEMIDKFQLGYNPEGWDSFTKSALGNSYKIEYLEKTGLSIVKDKKSFDRFRGRIMFPIHSMSGRVLGFGGRILKNSEKAAKYLNSPESDIYHKSKVLYGIYFSKSAIVKQDNCFLVEGYTDVISMHQHGIENVVASSGTALTSEQIKLIERFTKNITILFDGDSAGIKASFRGIDLILSEGMNVKVVLFPEGEDPDSYAKILGQEKIQSFITDEAQDFLTFKTNLLKDESKNDPIKKVNLINEIVNSIAMIPDEITRAVYIRECSKLLEIGETEISNKIIDIKRSGRQNQKTPRAEKKPTQENNVNTVKQSKSTSEYQEKDIIRFLLEYSDQLVEFDSNEMYVAQFIVSELENEIEFSNPNYQLIFDAYCQALAKEELLKQEFFTLHKNPNVSRLAADIISSPHSMSTRWKDHGIYTETEEMQLKPAVETAIYSLKIAKIGELIQNKNEELKAATEDAEFEILSEINSLSKLKKEISAKLGRTILK, encoded by the coding sequence ATGATTCCAAAAGAAACGATTGACACTATTTACGATAGCGTCCGAATTGAGGAGGTTGTAGGAGACTTTGTTACTCTCAAAAAAAGAGGGGTTAATCTTCTAGGTAATTGTCCATTTCATGATGAGAAAACTCCCTCATTTACCGTTTCACCAGTCAAAGGAATATTTAAATGCTTCGGTTGTGGAAAGGGTGGCAATTCCATCAACTTTGTTATGGAGCACGAGCAGTATTCATACCCTGAAGCGCTTCGCTACCTTGCCAAAAAATACAATATTGAACTGGTTGAAGAAGAGCAAACACCAGAGCAAATAGAAAAAGCCAATGCGAGAGAAAGTTTATTTGTAGTCAACTCATATGCTCGTGATTATTTCAAAGATAGTCTGCACAAAAGCAATGAGGGTAAAGCAATTGGTCTAAGCTATTTTAAGGAAAGAGGAGTATCAAGCGAAATGATTGACAAATTTCAGTTAGGCTATAACCCTGAAGGGTGGGATTCATTTACAAAATCAGCATTGGGTAACTCGTATAAAATTGAGTACTTAGAAAAAACGGGCTTAAGTATCGTAAAAGATAAAAAGTCATTTGACCGCTTTAGAGGAAGAATAATGTTTCCCATTCATAGTATGTCAGGAAGAGTATTGGGTTTTGGCGGCAGAATTCTTAAAAATAGTGAAAAGGCTGCAAAGTATTTGAACTCTCCAGAAAGCGATATTTACCATAAAAGTAAAGTCTTATATGGTATTTATTTTTCTAAATCAGCTATCGTAAAACAAGATAATTGTTTTTTGGTAGAAGGCTATACTGATGTTATATCTATGCATCAACACGGCATTGAAAATGTGGTTGCCTCTTCAGGAACAGCATTAACCTCTGAGCAAATCAAACTTATAGAGCGATTTACTAAGAATATCACCATATTGTTTGATGGCGATTCTGCAGGTATTAAGGCCTCTTTTAGAGGTATTGACCTCATCCTTTCTGAAGGCATGAATGTAAAAGTGGTTCTATTTCCCGAAGGAGAAGACCCAGATAGCTACGCCAAAATTTTAGGTCAAGAAAAAATACAGTCATTTATAACAGATGAAGCGCAAGATTTTTTGACTTTCAAAACAAATCTGTTAAAGGACGAAAGTAAAAATGACCCTATCAAAAAAGTAAACCTCATCAACGAAATAGTTAATTCAATAGCTATGATTCCTGATGAGATTACTAGAGCTGTTTACATAAGAGAATGCTCTAAGCTTTTGGAAATAGGAGAAACAGAAATTAGCAATAAAATCATTGACATAAAACGCTCTGGTCGTCAAAACCAAAAAACGCCGCGAGCAGAGAAGAAGCCGACACAAGAAAACAATGTCAATACAGTAAAGCAAAGCAAAAGCACTTCCGAGTATCAAGAAAAGGACATTATTCGGTTTTTGTTGGAGTACAGTGATCAGCTGGTTGAATTTGACAGTAATGAAATGTACGTTGCTCAGTTTATTGTTTCAGAACTTGAAAATGAAATTGAGTTTTCGAATCCTAATTACCAGCTTATTTTTGATGCTTATTGTCAAGCACTCGCTAAAGAAGAACTTTTAAAACAAGAATTTTTCACTCTACATAAAAATCCAAATGTTTCTCGATTAGCTGCGGATATCATTAGCTCTCCACATTCAATGAGTACACGATGGAAAGACCACGGTATCTATACTGAAACTGAAGAGATGCAATTAAAACCAGCTGTTGAAACAGCCATTTATTCCTTGAAGATTGCTAAAATTGGCGAACTTATTCAAAACAAAAACGAGGAACTTAAAGCAGCGACTGAGGATGCTGAATTTGAAATATTATCAGAGATAAATTCGCTTTCAAAATTGAAGAAAGAAATTTCAGCTAAACTCGGAAGGACTATTCTTAAATAG
- a CDS encoding polyprenyl synthetase family protein, translated as MNSIKKIKTPIQQEMLLFETKFKESLKSNVPLLDKVLHYIVKRKGKQMRPMFVFLCNKMFGEINESTYRAASLIELLHTATLVHDDVIDDANLRRGFFSINALWKNKIAVLVGDFLLSQGLLLSLQNKEYDLLQIVSKAVKDMSEGELLQIEKARHLDIEEDIYFDIIRQKTATLIAACCACGATAAKQDEKTIDKMREFGELVGIAFQMKDDLFDYYNDDIIGKPTGIDIKEQKMTLPLIYALKHVSKKDCKFIIQTVKKHNTDSERVSKVLSLVKQSGGIEYTIEKMKGYQNRALSLLKTFDDNESRKSLELLVNFVIERKK; from the coding sequence ATGAACTCGATTAAAAAGATTAAGACCCCTATTCAACAAGAGATGCTCTTGTTTGAAACTAAATTTAAGGAGTCCTTAAAGAGTAACGTTCCTCTTTTAGATAAGGTATTACACTATATCGTAAAACGAAAAGGGAAGCAAATGCGGCCTATGTTCGTTTTCCTTTGCAACAAAATGTTTGGAGAAATTAATGAGAGCACTTATCGAGCAGCTTCTCTTATAGAGCTTTTACATACTGCTACTTTAGTACATGATGATGTTATTGATGATGCCAATTTAAGAAGAGGCTTCTTTTCAATAAACGCCTTATGGAAAAATAAAATTGCCGTCTTAGTGGGTGATTTTCTACTATCTCAAGGCTTATTGTTGTCTTTGCAAAACAAAGAATATGATTTACTACAAATTGTATCCAAAGCTGTAAAAGACATGAGTGAAGGCGAGTTACTTCAAATTGAAAAAGCCAGGCATCTCGATATAGAAGAAGATATTTATTTTGATATCATTAGACAAAAAACAGCTACGCTTATTGCAGCATGTTGTGCTTGTGGTGCTACTGCAGCAAAACAAGACGAAAAGACTATCGATAAAATGAGAGAATTTGGTGAGCTTGTGGGTATAGCATTTCAGATGAAAGATGATTTATTTGACTACTATAATGATGATATTATTGGAAAACCAACTGGGATAGATATTAAGGAGCAAAAAATGACTTTACCTCTGATATATGCCTTAAAACACGTCTCAAAAAAAGACTGCAAATTCATTATCCAAACAGTAAAAAAACACAATACTGATAGTGAACGCGTATCCAAAGTATTATCGCTAGTCAAACAAAGTGGCGGTATTGAATACACCATTGAAAAAATGAAAGGCTATCAAAATAGAGCCTTGTCTTTGTTGAAAACTTTTGACGACAATGAAAGCCGAAAGTCTCTAGAACTTTTAGTAAATTTCGTCATCGAAAGAAAAAAATGA
- the rlmN gene encoding 23S rRNA (adenine(2503)-C(2))-methyltransferase RlmN yields MSLQKKNIRELTLEELKDFFVDHKHPSFRAKQVYEWLWKKSVSSFSDMRNISKEIIELLDEKFVIQHIQISESQKSTDRTIKSAFKLFDDNNVEGVLIPTKSRMTACISSQVGCSLSCKFCATGKLDRLRNLNPDEMYDQVFMLNELAQKNYQQKLSNIVYMGMGEPLLNYRNVINSIEKITSNDGLGMSPKRITVSTAGIAKLIKKLGDDEVKFNLALSLHAANDKKRDYIMPINEQNSLESLKEAIIYFYEKTGTRLTYEYIIFKGFNDEISDAIELAQFAKITPCKINIIEYNPIDDGEFQQAKREKVDAFVSYLESKNLIVNVRRSRGKDIDAACGQLANKLVKS; encoded by the coding sequence ATGTCTTTACAGAAAAAAAACATTCGTGAACTGACCTTAGAAGAGTTAAAAGACTTTTTTGTTGACCATAAACACCCTAGCTTTCGAGCAAAGCAAGTTTATGAGTGGTTGTGGAAAAAATCCGTGTCATCATTTTCAGACATGAGAAATATATCTAAAGAAATTATTGAATTGCTAGACGAAAAATTCGTTATTCAACATATTCAAATTTCTGAGTCTCAAAAGAGTACAGACCGCACCATTAAATCAGCCTTTAAACTATTTGATGACAACAATGTGGAAGGTGTACTTATCCCTACAAAATCACGAATGACTGCTTGTATTTCCTCTCAAGTAGGCTGTAGCTTGAGCTGTAAATTTTGTGCTACTGGCAAACTTGATAGACTAAGAAATCTGAACCCAGATGAGATGTACGATCAAGTATTCATGCTTAATGAACTTGCTCAAAAAAATTACCAGCAAAAACTGAGTAATATCGTCTACATGGGAATGGGTGAGCCTTTATTGAACTATAGAAATGTGATAAATTCCATAGAAAAAATCACCTCAAATGATGGTCTAGGAATGTCACCAAAACGAATTACGGTTTCAACAGCTGGTATTGCCAAGCTCATTAAAAAACTAGGTGACGATGAAGTTAAGTTTAACCTTGCTTTATCTCTTCATGCTGCAAACGACAAAAAAAGAGATTACATAATGCCTATCAATGAGCAAAACTCATTGGAGTCTCTTAAAGAAGCCATTATCTATTTTTATGAAAAGACTGGCACGAGACTAACCTACGAATACATTATTTTTAAAGGCTTTAATGATGAAATCAGTGACGCTATTGAGCTGGCTCAATTTGCAAAAATAACGCCGTGTAAAATCAATATTATTGAATACAACCCAATTGACGATGGGGAGTTCCAACAGGCCAAAAGAGAAAAGGTAGATGCTTTTGTAAGCTATTTAGAAAGTAAAAACCTAATTGTAAACGTCAGAAGAAGCAGAGGGAAAGACATTGATGCCGCTTGTGGACAATTAGCTAATAAGCTAGTCAAATCCTAG
- a CDS encoding amidohydrolase family protein: MRYLTSDIVFTSIGPPILNGVLVVDDSGKIVDILSDKEGLDSSSIEYFEGALCPGFINTHCHLELSHLKDRMKEKTGLPYFISNIGKIRKSSDDEIQSSIKYADKLMFDNGIVAVGDISNTADSFAIKDESPIYYHSFIELFASDPSRADEVFQNGLHLLGQCKHKASLTPHANYSASKQLFEKIRSHNSGEIITIHNQETPTEDQMFIEGSGELLNELIARHFFKFTGKTALKSTLTQLPDAPVLMVHNTFTTKEDIHWVSKNFDNVFWATCPKANIYIEDALPTYDFFIEKKAKMTYGTDSLASNDTLSILEEMKTIKSSVSLDKSIEWACKNGAEFLQIDECFGTFEKGKSPGINHLKNLENFELTDQSSVSRLI; encoded by the coding sequence ATGCGCTACTTAACTTCAGATATAGTTTTTACATCAATAGGACCACCTATTCTTAATGGTGTTCTTGTGGTAGATGACAGCGGTAAAATAGTAGATATCCTTTCAGATAAAGAAGGTCTAGACTCATCCAGTATAGAATACTTTGAGGGGGCTTTATGCCCAGGCTTTATTAATACCCATTGCCATTTAGAATTGTCTCACCTCAAAGATAGAATGAAAGAAAAAACAGGTTTGCCATACTTTATTTCTAATATTGGAAAAATACGTAAGTCATCTGATGATGAGATACAATCATCTATTAAATATGCGGATAAATTAATGTTTGATAATGGGATTGTAGCTGTTGGCGATATTAGTAATACTGCTGATTCATTTGCGATTAAAGACGAGAGTCCCATTTATTACCACTCATTCATTGAGCTTTTTGCTTCTGACCCTTCAAGAGCAGATGAGGTTTTTCAAAATGGACTGCATTTATTGGGACAATGCAAGCATAAGGCTTCTTTAACCCCACATGCTAATTATTCTGCTTCTAAACAATTATTTGAAAAAATACGTTCTCACAATTCTGGAGAAATAATTACCATTCACAATCAAGAAACGCCAACAGAAGATCAGATGTTTATAGAGGGTTCTGGAGAGTTGTTAAATGAACTCATCGCTAGGCACTTTTTTAAATTTACAGGTAAAACAGCGCTAAAAAGTACATTAACACAATTGCCAGATGCTCCCGTATTGATGGTTCACAATACATTCACAACAAAAGAGGACATTCATTGGGTAAGTAAAAATTTCGATAATGTTTTTTGGGCAACTTGCCCCAAAGCAAACATATACATTGAAGACGCATTGCCCACATATGATTTTTTTATTGAGAAAAAAGCCAAAATGACATACGGAACAGATAGCTTAGCGTCCAACGATACTCTTTCGATTTTAGAAGAAATGAAAACTATAAAAAGTAGCGTGTCATTAGATAAGTCCATTGAATGGGCTTGTAAAAATGGAGCTGAATTTTTACAAATTGATGAGTGTTTTGGAACTTTTGAAAAAGGGAAAAGCCCTGGCATTAATCACCTGAAAAACTTGGAAAATTTTGAGTTAACCGATCAGAGTTCTGTTAGTCGCTTGATTTGA